The nucleotide window ATTGGATGCTGACCAAATTGTCGCAATCAGACCAAAAGATAACAAGCCACCTTTTGGCCCCTCCATGATTTGCCGTAAATTCGTTTCTATTAAATCCATTGCTTCGCCAGGTGCAAACTGGCTTACAAGCCCGAGCAAGTCATCAAGGGATATAGGCAAATAACCGATGAGTGTAATTAGAAAAATTAAAAACGGAAAGATAGATAATAGAAAAAAATAAGCTAATTGCGCCGACAAACCGATTACTTCATCTTGAATAAAGCGATTAAATAGTTCTTTAATAAAGTTCATTTATTAACTATCCTCTTCCATCTCCATCTTCGACATTTTTATTAGTCATTAGCAAGCAATTACCTGATTGTTTAATGTCATTCACTTTTTCAACGATAAAAGCTAGGTCGTCAGTTACTTCTTCTACTTTTTGTCTTGTTGCCGATAGCTTATTAGAAACGTTGTCAATAAGAACGGATGGATTTTTACTATAAACCCACACCTTTCTACTACAATCCTTTATTTGCAAAACTGCTTTTTCTCTCGTTTGACGGTCTAACAAAGATATAGCCGCACCAAGAACAGCACCATATAGCATCCCTTTTACTAATTTATTTTGCTCTCCCATTTATGTACGCTCCTTCTTAATAAATAACATCACTTCTATTATATCCAATTTTAAAAAAGCAGATGAAATTAAATCGCCGTAATTAATTATTATTCAAATATTATTATTTTTCATGTATAATTTCTTATCATTACGATTAGCACTATCTCACTCCCACTTTTTTGAAAAATTGGGCTACTTTTCTGAAAAGTCTTCATATAATTATAATACCAAATTTTAGATTGGGGGAACACGAATGGAACCATCTTTTACTTTTTTAGATTTAATTAATAAAATTAGCGATTGGATTTGGGGGCCGCCCCTACTAATTCTAATAGTAGGAACAGGAATTTTTTTAACGCTTCGCCTAGTTTTTTTACAAATTACTGCCCTGCCCTATGCTCTTAAGCTAGCATTCAGTAAACATCAAGATCATACTTCTAATGGGGCTATCTCTCATTATCAAGCACTTATGACGGCTTTAGCGGCAACGGTTGGAACACAGTGCTTGGCTGGGCATACTATGGTGAAAAATGTTTCTCCTATCTATTTGGAAATAGCGCAATAAAATTTTATCGCTTTATATTTGTAATAGCCGTTTTTATCGGCGCAGTTTCTACACTTGATGCTGTATGGAGAATCGCGGACATCATGAATGGCCTCATGGCCTTCCCTAACTTAGTTGGATTACTTGGCTTATCAGGCGTAGTAGTTGCTGAAACAAGGAGATTTAAAAAGAAGAGGCAGGAAGAAAGAGGTAGGGTCTGACTCTTTTGGCCAGCCCTATTTTTTGTTACTTTTTAACGATTTCCTCCATTCTCATTATTTCATTTCTGATGCCCTCGTATTTTCTATCTAACACACTAAAGTCAATCGCCGCTATATAAATTTTTTCCAATTGATCATGTAGTTGTTTTGCTTTTGCAAGATAGGATGTTGCTTTTTTCATTTTTGCTGAATATCTTTCTTTTATCTCACTTATTTCAGTAGCGTATTTCTCATCTATTCCTACTGGTAGCGTTCTAGTAAACACGTCGATAACTTTATCATTTTTTCTGTCTGGAAAATGCTCATGTGGCGCTGTGCTGTCAAATATGGCAATACCTATTTCCCTTAAAATAACCATATCTACGCTTCTTGGATCAAAACCACAATGATATATTTCGACATCATAGCCAAGGTCTTCCGCACTTGCGGCAATTTTTTTCAACATCGTTGATTTTCCGGAACCTGGCCGCCCTTTTATAAAATAGCGGTTTTCGATGCCTTCTGTTAAATTTTGAATAAAATCAATTGGGCCTATTGGTGTCGCCGCACCTAAAAAACGATGCCTAACGTTAGCCTTCTTATTTAATTTGACGCCCCCCAAAAGTTGTTGAATTAATTCTTTCGTAAATTTATTGGCTTCCGCAAAATCCATGTTTTTAATATAAATTCCTTCCCACTCATCATGAATTTTTAGACCTTCGGCAAATAAACTATAAGCGGTTTGAAATGATTTAGATATTTGCTCTGAGAGCTGGAGAATATCTTTCTTATGGACTGCCAGTTTATCGGAATCCCATGCTTCTCCTAAATTAACATATTCCTCAA belongs to Bacillus sp. (in: firmicutes) and includes:
- a CDS encoding alanine:cation symporter family protein — encoded protein: MLGWAYYGEKCFSYLFGNSAIKFYRFIFVIAVFIGAVSTLDAVWRIADIMNGLMAFPNLVGLLGLSGVVVAETRRFKKKRQEERGRV
- a CDS encoding YtxH domain-containing protein, whose translation is MGEQNKLVKGMLYGAVLGAAISLLDRQTREKAVLQIKDCSRKVWVYSKNPSVLIDNVSNKLSATRQKVEEVTDDLAFIVEKVNDIKQSGNCLLMTNKNVEDGDGRG